The Microbacterium sp. W4I20 genome segment CTCCCGTTCTGTCGGATGCTTCGACACTATCCGCGGCATCCGACACGGCACGAACCGCGCAGGCTTCTCTACGTCAGCGCCACCAGGTGTCGTCGGGGGTCACCGGCAGGTGCCGCTTGTGCTGCGTGGCGAGGTACTTGGCCTCGATCCGCCCCGCGACTTCCGGGTCGACGTGGCGCCCCTCGAGGAAGTCGTCGATCTGCTCGTAGGTGAGGCCGAGCTCGTCCTCGTCGGCGCGTCCGGGCTGGCCGTCGAGGAGGTCGGCGGTCGGCACCTTGAACGCGAGCCGGTCGGGAGCATCCAGGAACCGCAGCAGGGATCGACCCTGGCGCTTGGACAGACCGGACAGCGGGAGGATGTCGGCTGCTCCATCGCCGAACTTCGTGTAGAAGCCGGTCACGGCCTCGGCTGCATGATCGGTGCCGATCACCAGGAGCCCGTCGTGGCCGGCCAGCGCATACTGTGTGACCATCCGCACGCGGGCCTTGATGTTCCCGCGGTTGAAATCGCTGATATCGCTGGTGACGGCGAACTCGATGTCCTCCTCGACCCCGTCGACGCCGT includes the following:
- the nadE gene encoding ammonia-dependent NAD(+) synthetase, which codes for MTLQQQISEDLGVKPEIDPEAEVERRVRFLVDYLRTTGARGFVLGISGGQDSTLAGRLAQLAVERVRAEGGEAKFLAVRLPYRVQADAADAEAALEFIAPDASVEVNIQNGVDGVEEDIEFAVTSDISDFNRGNIKARVRMVTQYALAGHDGLLVIGTDHAAEAVTGFYTKFGDGAADILPLSGLSKRQGRSLLRFLDAPDRLAFKVPTADLLDGQPGRADEDELGLTYEQIDDFLEGRHVDPEVAGRIEAKYLATQHKRHLPVTPDDTWWR